GATGCGGAATTCCATCGGAGGGCGTCCTTACGGGTCTCGGCCGCGAAGGCCGATCTACGAGGCCGGATGTAGCCCCTGCACTCCCCTCCGTCAACGAACCCTGAGCGACGCGGGAGCATCAATGTCCACCTGCAACTGACCGCCAGTCACCAATTCGCGAGACAGACTGGCCCCCGGCAGCGAGCCGGAGCACACTGGCGCCTCTTTCCTCCCCTGGAGCCCCTCATGAACAGCCGCTCGCTGGTGCTCGCCGCCCTTGTCCTAGGCTTCGTCTCCGGATGTAGCAAGCCGCCCGCCGCGACGTCCTCGCCACCGGCGAGCGAGAATGGCCTCCCCTCCAGCGAGAACGGAACGCCCACCATGACCCCACCGCCCAGCCATGACTCCCAGCCCAAGCCGGGTGAGAGCGCCGTCTACATCGTCAAGGACAGTGGCGTGCGCTGCTTCGCCCCGCCCTGCCCCACCTACAACGCCTTCCCGGTGGACAAGCCGGACGCGGAGCCCATCCCCGTGCACGAGCTGGAGCTGTCGGCGGTGACGAAGGGCTCGGACGAGCAGACGGAGGCGTTGATCCGAAAGACGCTGGACGGCACCGGGCTCAAGATTCAGGGCACCTTGGAGACGCGGCCCAACGCGGGCCCCGCGGGCGCGGCCACCGTCCTGCGCGCCAGCAAGGTCGAAAACTGAAACCACCCGTCCGGGCGGGCCTCAGATGTGGAGGCCCACCTGGATGCCGGGCCAGTGCTGGAGGCGTTGATCCGGCTCGGGATGGGTCTCCCGGACGGACAGCCGGGTGATGGAGTCGAAGTCCGACTCGCCCCAGGAGAACCACGCGTTGTAGGTGGGCCCGGCGAACACGGCCAGGCGGGGCATGAGCTGGAAGCCCAGCATCAAGCGGGCCTGCCCCAGCACATTGCCGCCGTCACCCTCCAGCGGGTTGCGCACCGGCTGGACGGCGCCGCCCGTCACGTCCAGGTCCACCCAGAGCCGCTGGGACAGCGTCATGTGCCCGCCCACGCCCGCCGCGAAGCTGAAGCGCGCGTCGCGGCCCGGCTCCAGGCCCGCCATCAGCGTGAAGTAGACGGCCCCGCCGCCCAGCTTCACCCCCATGTTGGCGACCTGGATGTCGCTCAACCAGAACTCCATGTGGGTGGAGCCCCGGCGCAGCCCTCGCGAGGAGGACTCGGAGACCTCGTCCCCCGGCTGCAGGGCGAAGGCCCCCCGCTCGCTCATCAGCGAAAGGCGGGGTGCGTACCGGGACTCAGCGGTGGCTGTCCCCGCCCACAGCCCGAATGCGAGGAGCGCAAAGGATTTCATCACTCATGCTTTTCCAGCGTGAGGGAGGCCTGCGTCAAGTTCTCGGGCAATGACAGAGGTGCCGAGGAGGCGTCGGGATTTCCAGCCAGTGCCTCCGCGGCGGCCAGCACCACCGCCACGTCGAAGGGCGCATCGGACGAAACGAAGAAGAAACGCTCGAACCCCGGGGCATCGTCCAGCTCGTAGGCGCGCGGCAACACCTGCGTTCCCGACGGCACCAGGGCCATGGACCGGGAGCCCTCGTCCGGCGCGTGGAGGGTGACTGCGCCGTTGCCATCCAGGGAGACGATGACGCCATGCGAGCGGCCCGAGGCGATGTACGCCACCTGCACCACGTCACCCGCGGCGGCGGCGGCCCCGTCGGCGAGCCGCTCCGGGCGGGCGGCGGACTGCCGGTGGATGACGAGCTGCGGCGCCAGCCCCTTGATGCGCGTGACCTCCCGGGTGTCCCCCGGGGCCGTGCCGTGCCCGGTTTCCGAGGAAGGCAGGACCACCATGACCAGCGCCACCGCGGCGAGCGCCGGCACCAGGCCCCACGCGGGCGACAGGCGGAAGGCCGGGCGGGGCGCGTCCTGCCGGGCCGCGCGCGCTTCCACTTCGCGGACCACCCGGGCGGGCGGCAGCGCCTCCAGCGTGGCGCGCGTGTCGGACTCCAGCGCCGCGAGCCGGGCCGGGCCGTCGGGCTCCTCGGCCAGCCGGGCGCGGGCGGCGGCCAGCTCCGCGGGCGGCAGCTCGCCCAGGGCGATTCGTTCCAGCAACCAATCCGGGGTGCGGTGGTGGGCGGATGTCATGCGGCCTCCAGCTCCAGCTCTTGCAGCACTGCCGTCAGCGCCCGCAGGCGCTTGCGCACGCCGGACACGGACAGCCCCACTTCGCGGGCCGTCTGCTCCAGCGTCATCCCATCCACCAGGTGCAGCACCGCGATGTCCTGACTGGACGCGGGCACCCGGCCGAAGAGGCGGTCCAGCAGGCCGCGCGCGGCGGTGCGGGACTCGGTGTCGTCGGCGGAGGCAATCTGCAGCACCAGTTCGTCCTCCCGGTCCTCCGGACGCCGCTTCGCGCCGCGCAGCCTGTTGAGGCACACCGTGGTGGCAATCCGGTGCAACAGGCTCGACGGCGCCGCGTCCTTCAGCGCGCCCTGGTAGCGCAGCAACTGCACGAACACGTCGTGCATGGCGTCCACGGCCTTCTCCTCGTCACGCAAGAGGAAGCGGCAGCGCCGGAGCACCTGGGGGCCATAGCGCCGGTAGTAGGCCTCCACATCGATTGACACCGCTCGCTCGCCTCCCTCGGTTGCCGCGGACAGGGAAACACCGCGGCCTCGGAGAACTGTCACTCGGACTTTTCAGTCCCGTGTTTCCTGGGGACGCTTCGGGAATCTGCGCGGCGTCCTTGTACCCAGGTACAATGCCGCCCTTCGATCCGGTAAAAGCTACAAGCAAGCAGGCACGCGAGCGCGTGAAAGAAGGGCCGGGCACTGTCAGGTTGGCGATGAAATCGGGGCCAGTTCGCTGTAACTGAGAAACACAACCCCGGTACGTTGCCCCCTCGCCCTCCCCTCCACGGCGCCCGTGCTCACCTCCAACGACTCCGCCCTGTCGGGCCTGCTGAACGCGTATCTCGCAGCGCAGCTCGCCGGGAACCGGCGCGAGGCGTTGCGGCTGCTCGTGGACGAGGGACTGCTCCGGGGCATCCCCCTCCAGACGCTGCACCTGGAGGTCATCCAGCCCGCCCAGTATGAAATCGGCCGGCTGTGGCAGGAGAACGTCATCTCCGTGGCGCAGGAGCACCTGGCGACCGCCGTCTCCCAGCTCGCGCTCGCGCACCTGTACCGGCACCTGCCCAGGGACCCATTCAACGGCAAGGTCGTCCTCGTCTCCTGCGTCCAGGGCGAGCTGCATGAAGTGGGCGCGCGCATGTCCAGTGACTTCCTGGAGATGGCCGGCTTCGACGTGCGCTTCCTGGGCGCCAACGTTCCACCGGAGCACCTGGCCCGCATGACGAACGAGCTTCGTCCGGACCTGGTCGCCCTCTCCGTGACGATGACGTACCACCTGCCCGCGCTCCGCGAAGCCGTGGCGCACGTGCGCAAGACACTCCCGGATGTCCACATCGCCGTGGGCGGCCTGGCCTTCAACTGGGCCCCCGGACTGGAGGAGGAGCTGGGCGTGAACTTCTTCGGCAAGGACGCGCGGCAGTTCGTCGCGTCCGCCTGTCGGGCCCTGGGAGTCTGAAAGCACCATGGAGAGCGTGAGCAAGAGCGTGGAAGCACGGGCGGACCGGCTGGCCACCGCCTCTCAGGAGGCGCTCTATCAGGACCCCTTCTGGGCCGCCCGCTACGGGCTGGAGCGCGCGCAGCGCTTCGGTGACGAGGACGCGCGCTTCCACATCCGCTACCTGGTGCAGGCCCTGGACGAGCACCTCCCCTCTGTCCTGGAGGGCTACGCCCGCTGGCTGCGCACCCTGCTGGTGTCGCGCGGCATGTGCTCGCGTCATCTGGACCGGCACTTCGCCGGGCTGGCCGCCGCGCTGGAAGCGGAAGGCTGGGGCCCCGGGAGCGAACCCCACGACTACGTGGGCGCCGCGCGACAGGCCCTTCGCTACCAGGAGGGCCCAGCCCGCCTGCTGGAGGAGGAGGCGCCCGAGCTCGCGCGCGCCGCCACGGCGCGCCTCACGCTCTACATCATCCCCGAGGACCAGCCCCGCCTGGAGGAAGAGCTCCAGTTGCAGCTGTCCTACGTGGCTGACGCGCTCGCCGCCGGGAAGCCCGACCTGCTGGGCGACCATGTGCGCTGGTACGCCGGCTTCTGGCCACGGCGCGGATTTGGCCTCCTGGCATTTCCCAGTGTGCTGGGCATGTTGAAGTCCGTGCTGGGCTCACGTCACCCCGAAGCACGGACACTCCTCTCCGAAGCGGGGGTGTCCTGGGAGGAGACTCGTTCATGAGGCTTCCCGCCTCCGCCGAGCCGCCGTTCTTCGACGACCTCAGCCGCGAGGTCGCCCTGGCCTGCGACGCGGGCGGCACCCTCACCTGGGTGGACGCCCGCGCCCGGAACGCCCTCGCCGCCGAACCCGGACAACCGCTGCGTGGGCTGGCGGCCCAGGGCACCGAAGAGAAGGTGGACCGGCTGCTGGCCCAGGCGCGCGAAGAGAAGGTGGAGGGCTGGGAGCTCATCCTCTGCCGGGACCAGGTGCCCGCGACGTTCGCCTTCCGCGCCCGGCCCCATGACGGAGGCGTGCTGCTGGTGGGCAGCCTGGTGCCGGAGGACTACGGCAGCGCGCTCGAGCGGGTGAGCACCACCCTGAGCGAGCTGTCCGCGCTCCACCGCGAGACGGAGCGCCAGCAGCGCGAGCTCAAGCGCCGCGCGGACGAACTGGCCCGCCTCAACAACGAGCTGGAGGAGTCCAACCGCGGCGTGCGCAGCCTCCACGCCGCGCTGGATGAGAAGGCCGAAAGCCTCCAGCTGGCCGCGGAAATCAAGAGCCGCGTGGTGGCCAACGTCAGCCACGAGTTCCGCACTCCGCTGCACTCCATCCTCGGCCTGTCGAAGGTGCTGCTCAACCCCATCAACGGCCCCTTGAGCGGCGAGCAGGAGAAGCAGGTCCAGTTCATCCGCAACTCGGCGGAGGCCCTCTTCGAGCTGGTGAATGACCTGCTGGACCTCTCCAAGATGGAGGCCGGCAAGGCGGCGCTGCGCCACAGCCGCTTCGTGGTGCACGACGCGCTCAGCGCGCTGCGCGGCATGATGAAACCGCTCTTGCCACCTGGCGTGCCCGTGGAGCTGCGGTTGGTGGAGCCAGACGCGCCGCTGGAGCTGGAGACGGACGAATCCCGGCTGAGCCAGGTGCTGCGCAACCTGGTGTCCAACGCGCTGAAGTTCACCGAGTCCGGCCACGTCACGGTGTCAGCGGCGCCCGGCCCCCGGGACACGGTGGTCTTCACCGTGCAGGACACGGGCATTGGCATCGCGCCGGAGCACCACGAGCGCATCTTCGAGGAGTTCTCGCAGGTGGAGAGCCACCTGCAACGCAAGGCGAAGGGCACCGGCCTGGGCCTGCCGCTGGCGCGCCGGCTGACGGAGCTCCTGGGCGGCACGCTCACCGTGAAGAGCGCGCTGGGACAGGGCGCCACGTTCACCGTCACCCTCCCGCGCGTCCACCTGGAGGTCACGGAGATGACCGGCCTGACGGAGCGCAGCGAGCACCTGGACCCCAGCCGGGCCCCGGTGCTGGTGCTGGAGGACGACCGGCAGACGCTCTTCCTCTACGAGAAGTACCTGGCGCGCTCCGGCTTCCAGGTGCTGCCGGTGCGCAGCACGGATGAGGCCCGGCGCGTGCTGGAGCGCGTGCGCCCCGCCGCCATGGTGCTGGACGTCATGCTGGAGGGCGAGACGAGCTGGGGCTTCCTGGCGGACATGAAGAACAACGAGGCCACCCGCGACATCCCCATCCTGGTGGTGACGGTGACGGACCGCGAGCAGAAGGCCCGCGCGCTGGGCGCCGACGAGTTCTGGCTCAAGCCGGTGGACGAGGTGCGGCTGCAACGCAAGCTGCAAGCCATGGCCCGCACCGGTCCGGTGGAGCGCATCCTCATCATCGACGACGATGATGTGCACCGCTACCTGCTCAAGCAGCTCCTCAAGGACATGCCCTACGTCCTGCTGGAGGCGTCTGGCGGCAAGGAAGGCGTCCAGCTGGCGCGGGAGAAGTCCCCGCACCTCATCTTCCTGGACTTCGTGCTGCCGGACATCACCGCCTTCGACGTGCTGGACGAGCTGAAGGCGGACCCGCGCACGCGTGAGGTCCCCGTCATCCTCCACACCTCGCACGAGCTGAAGGAGGCCGAGCGCTCGCGGCTGGCGAAGGAGACGGCCGCCATCCTCGCCAAGCACACGCTGAGCCGCGAGGTGGCCATCACCCGCATCCGGGACGCACTGTCCAAGGCCGGCCTGGGCTCCCAAGCGCTGCCGCAGGAGGCAAGCCGCCGTGGTTGAGCCCCGTCTGGCCACCGTCCTCAACGTCAACGACGACGACGCCAGCCGCTACCTCGTCAGCCGGCTGCTCTCGCTGGCGGGCTACAACGTGCTGGAGGCGGCCACCGGCATGGGCGCGTTGCTGATGGCGCAGCAACACCGCCCGGACGTCGTCATCCTCGACGTGAAGCTGCCGGACATCAGCGGCTACGAGGTCTGCGAGCGGCTGCGCGCCAATCCCCAGACCGCGGCCATGGCGGTGCTGCACACCTCCGCCACCTTCGTCACCTCCGACAAGAAGGTGCGCGGCCTGGACGGCGGCGCGGACGCCTACCTCACCCAGCCCTTCGAGGGCGCGGAGCTCATCGCCACGGTGAAGTCGCTGTTGCGCCTGCGCCACGCGGAGCAGGTGGCGCGCAACCGCGCCAACGAGCTGGCGGAGATGGACCGCCGCAAGGACGAGTTCCTGGCCATGCTGGGGCACGAGCTGCGCAACCCGCTGGCCGCCATCATGACAGCCATTGGCATCCTGGAGCGCAGGCCCACCAGCGATGACAAGGAAGCGCGGATGCGCGGCATCATCCAGCGCCAGACGAACCACCTGGCGCGGCTGGTGGATGACCTGCTCGACGTCAGCCGCATCACCCGCGACAAGGTGGAGCTGCGCCCCGGCAACGTGGACCTGGTGCCCCTGCTGCGGCAGGTGCTCCAAATCGCGCAGCCCATGGCGGATTCGCGTGGGCTGGGCCTGGACGTCTCGCTGCCTTCCGGTCCACTCTGGCTGCGGGCGGATGCCACGCGGTTGGAGCAGGTCTTCACCAACCTGCTCGACAACGCCATCAAGTACACCGACGCGGGGGGCGTCCACCTGCACGTGGAACTGGAAGGCGTGGGCGGCTCGGCCCAGGCGGTGGTGCGGGTGAAGGACTCTGGCATCGGCATCCCGCCGGAGGTGCTGCCGCACATCTTCGAGCTGTTCGCGCAGGCGGACACCTCGCTGGAGCGCTCGC
This genomic window from Myxococcus virescens contains:
- a CDS encoding RNA polymerase sigma factor, encoding MSIDVEAYYRRYGPQVLRRCRFLLRDEEKAVDAMHDVFVQLLRYQGALKDAAPSSLLHRIATTVCLNRLRGAKRRPEDREDELVLQIASADDTESRTAARGLLDRLFGRVPASSQDIAVLHLVDGMTLEQTAREVGLSVSGVRKRLRALTAVLQELELEAA
- a CDS encoding DUF6748 domain-containing protein encodes the protein MNSRSLVLAALVLGFVSGCSKPPAATSSPPASENGLPSSENGTPTMTPPPSHDSQPKPGESAVYIVKDSGVRCFAPPCPTYNAFPVDKPDAEPIPVHELELSAVTKGSDEQTEALIRKTLDGTGLKIQGTLETRPNAGPAGAATVLRASKVEN
- a CDS encoding response regulator, which codes for MVEPRLATVLNVNDDDASRYLVSRLLSLAGYNVLEAATGMGALLMAQQHRPDVVILDVKLPDISGYEVCERLRANPQTAAMAVLHTSATFVTSDKKVRGLDGGADAYLTQPFEGAELIATVKSLLRLRHAEQVARNRANELAEMDRRKDEFLAMLGHELRNPLAAIMTAIGILERRPTSDDKEARMRGIIQRQTNHLARLVDDLLDVSRITRDKVELRPGNVDLVPLLRQVLQIAQPMADSRGLGLDVSLPSGPLWLRADATRLEQVFTNLLDNAIKYTDAGGVHLHVELEGVGGSAQAVVRVKDSGIGIPPEVLPHIFELFAQADTSLERSRGGLGIGLTLVRKLIQLHGGEVTARSNGPGHGSEFVVKLPLDPTMGESAPARDAVDLRRGRRVLVVEDNSDARQAMRDLLELWGHQVAVAPDGLQGVALAVAQPPELALVDIGLPGLDGYRVAQTLRAQVGNHIRLVAMTGYGSPEGRDQALRAGFDRHLVKPVKPDELNRLLSEL
- a CDS encoding peptidase, whose amino-acid sequence is MKSFALLAFGLWAGTATAESRYAPRLSLMSERGAFALQPGDEVSESSSRGLRRGSTHMEFWLSDIQVANMGVKLGGGAVYFTLMAGLEPGRDARFSFAAGVGGHMTLSQRLWVDLDVTGGAVQPVRNPLEGDGGNVLGQARLMLGFQLMPRLAVFAGPTYNAWFSWGESDFDSITRLSVRETHPEPDQRLQHWPGIQVGLHI
- a CDS encoding ActD-like protein → MTSAHHRTPDWLLERIALGELPPAELAAARARLAEEPDGPARLAALESDTRATLEALPPARVVREVEARAARQDAPRPAFRLSPAWGLVPALAAVALVMVVLPSSETGHGTAPGDTREVTRIKGLAPQLVIHRQSAARPERLADGAAAAAGDVVQVAYIASGRSHGVIVSLDGNGAVTLHAPDEGSRSMALVPSGTQVLPRAYELDDAPGFERFFFVSSDAPFDVAVVLAAAEALAGNPDASSAPLSLPENLTQASLTLEKHE
- a CDS encoding hybrid sensor histidine kinase/response regulator, translated to MRLPASAEPPFFDDLSREVALACDAGGTLTWVDARARNALAAEPGQPLRGLAAQGTEEKVDRLLAQAREEKVEGWELILCRDQVPATFAFRARPHDGGVLLVGSLVPEDYGSALERVSTTLSELSALHRETERQQRELKRRADELARLNNELEESNRGVRSLHAALDEKAESLQLAAEIKSRVVANVSHEFRTPLHSILGLSKVLLNPINGPLSGEQEKQVQFIRNSAEALFELVNDLLDLSKMEAGKAALRHSRFVVHDALSALRGMMKPLLPPGVPVELRLVEPDAPLELETDESRLSQVLRNLVSNALKFTESGHVTVSAAPGPRDTVVFTVQDTGIGIAPEHHERIFEEFSQVESHLQRKAKGTGLGLPLARRLTELLGGTLTVKSALGQGATFTVTLPRVHLEVTEMTGLTERSEHLDPSRAPVLVLEDDRQTLFLYEKYLARSGFQVLPVRSTDEARRVLERVRPAAMVLDVMLEGETSWGFLADMKNNEATRDIPILVVTVTDREQKARALGADEFWLKPVDEVRLQRKLQAMARTGPVERILIIDDDDVHRYLLKQLLKDMPYVLLEASGGKEGVQLAREKSPHLIFLDFVLPDITAFDVLDELKADPRTREVPVILHTSHELKEAERSRLAKETAAILAKHTLSREVAITRIRDALSKAGLGSQALPQEASRRG
- a CDS encoding cobalamin B12-binding domain-containing protein, with translation MLTSNDSALSGLLNAYLAAQLAGNRREALRLLVDEGLLRGIPLQTLHLEVIQPAQYEIGRLWQENVISVAQEHLATAVSQLALAHLYRHLPRDPFNGKVVLVSCVQGELHEVGARMSSDFLEMAGFDVRFLGANVPPEHLARMTNELRPDLVALSVTMTYHLPALREAVAHVRKTLPDVHIAVGGLAFNWAPGLEEELGVNFFGKDARQFVASACRALGV